GCCGCCTGACGGCGGCGCAGAAACGACTCGGCGCGGCGCTGACGCGAGGCGGCGGCGGCATCGTCGTCCTGGCCCGCTTCGCACCCGCCGGGCGCTCCGTGGTCAGCCTCGGGGCCGGCGTCGCGCACCGTACGGTCCGCGAGTTCCTTCCCTGGTCCGCCCTGGCCTCCCTCGCCTGGGCCGCCTACAGCGTCAGCCTCGGCTACTTCGGCGGGCGATGGCTCGGCACGTCCTGGGTGGGCACCGCCCTCTCCGTGATGGCCCTCTTCGCCGCCGGGTCCGCGGCCGCCTTCCTGATACGCCGTCCGGAACACGGGGCCGCGGACTGACGGGGACGATGCGCGGCCGGCAGACCCGGAGACCGACAGGCCAACAGCCCGACAGACCGGGAGGGGGCCTGGACTGACCGCCACGCGCCGGCCACCGGCCACCGCCCGCCGGAGCGGAAATCCTTGGCCCGCTGTCAGACCCCGGTGCGACGATGAAGCACATGAGCGGCACCCACGACAGCGACGGCTCGCCCACCCCCGGCGCCACCTCCCCCGGCGCCACCACCCCTCGCGCCCCGGCCCCCGGCACCTGGCATCCCCGCCCCGAAACCGCCCGCGACATACCGGCCGTCCGCCGGATCAACCTCGCCGCCTTCGAGACCGCCGGGGAGGCGGACCTCGTCGACGCGTTGCGCCGCGACCCGGCGGCCTGGCTGCCGGGGCTGTCCTACGTCACCGAGGCACCGGACGGCACCCCCGTCGCCCATGCGCTGCTGACGCGCTGTCACATCGACGACGTCCCGGCCGTGGCGCTGGCCCCGTGCGCGGTGCTGCCCGGGTATCAGAAGTGCGGTGCGGGCGGCGCGGTGATCAGGGCGCTCCTCCAGGCGGCGCGGGACACCGGCGAGCGGACCGCGATCGTGCTCGGCCATCCGCCGTATTACCCACGCTTCGGGTTCGCACCGGCCGCCACCCGGTTCGGCATCCTGCCCCCGCAGCCCTGGCCGGACGAGGCCTTCATGGCGCTGTCCCTGGACGGCTCCCCGCCCCCGCGCGGCACGGTGCGCTACGCCGCGGCGTTCGGCATCGCCTGACCCCGGCCCTGGCCAGGTCCCGAGGCCGATACGGAGTAAAGTCGACCGTCCACCACCCCGCCCACCGTCTCCCGCGAGCGCCTGGCCGCTCCCTCCGGCGCCGGACCGGCGCCGCACCCCAGCGGCACCCCTGGGACGGGCCCGCATCACACACAGAGGCACATTTCGGTGAACCAACCGCCGGTCGTCGAATGGACCGAGGCCGACACGCCCCGTTCCGCCCGTTGGCGCTCCGAGAACGGCACCCCGCCACCCCGCCGCGTCGTCATCGCGGACGACCGGACGAAGGCCGACGACGCGTACAGAGCCGCCTGCGAGGGCACCGCGCTGCTGTGGCGCGGCGACTTCCACAACGCCCGCCAGCTGCTGACGGCGCTGGCCCGCCGCATCGACCGCCGCCCCCGCAAGGCGCCGCCCGCCGATGTCACCCAGGCGTTCCATGTGCACCGCGCCGCGCAGAATCACCGCGCCCGCATCCTGGGCATGCTGCTGGTCCCGCTCGATGCGACGCTCGCCGTCCCGCTGCACCGCGCCCCCGATGTCCGCGAGGCCTGCACCAGGGCGTACGGCCCCGTCGAGCCCGCCACCGGGGAGACCGCCGGGGAGACCGAGGCCACCGCGACCGCCGCCGAGGGCACGGCTCCGACCGCCTCACTCGTCTCGCTGCGCGAACTCCTCGCTCTCATCGGCGCCAACGAATGGCGCAGGAAGGGCGTCGAGATCCCGGCGCTCGGCGGCGACCGCATCCATCCGCACTACGGCGTCTTCTCCCCGGCCCGCGGCGAGTACGTCGACCTGGTGGCCGAGGCTCCGCTGCCCGGCGACGAGCTGGCGTTCGACATCGGCACCGGCACCGGCGTACTGGCCTCGGTCCTCGCCCGGCGCGGCGTCCGCCGGGTCGTGGCCACCGACCAGGACCCCCGCGCGCTGGCCTGTGCCCGTGAGAACACCGAACGGCTGGGCGTCGCCGGACAGGTGGAAGTGGTCGAGGCCGATCTCTTCCCGGCCGGCCGCGCCCCGCTGATCGTCTGCAACCCCCCGTGGGTGCCCGCGAAGCCGACCTCACCCGTCGAGTACGCGGTGTACGACCCGGGAAACCGGATGCTGTACGGCTTCCTGAGCGGTCTGGCGGACCATCTGACACCGGACGGCGAGGGCTGGCTGATCCTCTCCGACCTGGCCGAACACCTCGGCCTGCGCACGCACGACGAGCTGCTGGACGCCTTCGCCAAGGCCGGCCTGACGATCCTGGGCCGGCACGACATCACCCCGCGCCATCCGCGTGCCCGCGACACCGCCGACCCGCTCCACGTGGCCCGCGCGGCCGAGGTCACCTCCCTGTGGCGCCTGGGCACCGCGGACCGGGGTACGTCCGGCACTCCCTGAGGACGTCCGGCGGGCCGCACGGTCCGAGCGCGGGGAGCAGACGAGAGCCGCTCGGGGACGAGAGCCGCTTGCCGCCGGGGGTCTGCAGCCCCCCGGCAGTGCGAGCCGTCGGCCGGTTCAACCGGCTCGGCCTGCCCGGTCAGCTCGGCCGGCCCGGTCAGCTCGGCCTGCTCGGCCGGCTCAGCTCAGCCGGGCCTCGGCGTAGACGACCATCGCCTGCTGCTGGTAGACGGCCAGCCCCTCGGCGATCGAGTCGTAGTTCGCCCGCATCTGCGGGTCGTCGACGTAGGTCTGGGCCAGACCCTTGTAGGCGACCGCGTTCGGGGTCCAGAACCGGCAGACGCCCTGGTAGTGGGCGTGCATCTCGGCTTGCACCGCGGCATCGGCAACCGGCGTGCCGGCCATCATGAACTCCGCTATGCGGATCATCTGCGCCGTCACCTCACGCTGCCACCGCTCCTGTTCCTCGGGGGTCATGGCCTCCTTGGCCTGCCGGGCCTGCTCCCACTGCTCCGGCCACCGTTCGCGCACCTCGGCCTCGGCCTCGGCGTCCGAGGTCTCGAAGCCCTCGAACAGGTTCTCCGGCCTGTTGATCTTTGCCATCTCGTTGTCCTTGCCTTCCTCCAGTTCGGCGAGGGTCCGCCCGACCGTGCGGACCAGCGTCTCCAGCCGGTCCCGTTCCTTCAGCAGGCGCCGGTGGTGCTCGCGCAGTACGGCCACCCGGTCGACCTGGCTGTCCAGAACCGCCTGGATCTCCCGCAGTCCCAGGTCCAGCTCCCGCATCAGCAGAATCTGCTGCAACCGCAGCAGATCGGCCTCCTCGTAGTAGCGGTGCCCGTTACTGGCGGTCCCCGCAGGGGGCAGCAGACCGATCTCGTCGTAATGCCGCAGTGTCCGGGACGTCACCCCGGACATCCGGGCCACTTCCGCGATCGACCAGGCCATTGCCGTGCCTCCCCTCGCCGGGCCGGTCTTTCCGGCCCCACGAATGACCGTAGAAGTTGACGCGGCGGAAACCGCAAGTCCGAATCGGCACCCCGTCCCGGGCACGAGAAACGCACCCCCGCCGTCAGGACCTGTGGGCCACCCCGTCAGGAACGCGGGACACACCCCGTCAGGCACCGGAACGCGCCCCGTCAGGCACGATGGACGCACCATGGATCCCCGGCTCCTCCTCTCCCGCGCCCGCCGGCTCGCCGCCTCCGCGACCCCCGGCCGGCGGCGGCTGCTCGGCATCGCCGGCCCGCCCGGCGCGGGCAAGTCCACTCTCGCCGCCCACCTCGTGGCGGAGCTGGCCGGTCAGGCGGCGCTCGTCCCGATGGACGGCTTCCATCTCGCCGAGGCGGAGCTGCGCCGCCTGGGCCGTACGGACCGCAAGGGCGCGCCGGACACCTTCGACCCGGCCGGCTACGCCGCGCTGCTGGCGCGTCTGCGCTCCCCGGAACCGGACACCGCCGTCTACGCCCCGGCGTTCGACCGCCGTATCGAGGAACCGGTGGCCGGCAGCATCCCCGTGGCGCCCCACATTCCCCTCATCGTCACCGAGGGCAACTACCTCCTCCTCGACTCCGCCCCGTGGCCGCGGGTCCGGGCATTGCTCGACGAGGTCTGGTACGTGGAGCTGGAGACCCCGGAACGGATCCGGCGGCTGGTCGGCCGGCACGAGCGGTTCGGACGTCCGCGCGCCGACGCCGAGCGGTTCGTGCACACCTCGGACGAGGCCAACGCCCGTGTGGTGGCGGCCACCCGCGACCGCGCCGACCTCGTCATCACCTTCGCACCCGAAGAGGCCCCACCTCCACCGAGCGCATGACCCCGCTCCCCCACCGCCGCCGGTCGGCGAGCAGCCCGGCCACCGACAGCGCACCCCACCCGACGGACACCGCCACCGCCGACAGCTTCCGGCCGCGCCCCGGCAGCGTCGCACCGAGCAGGACGGCGTCCCCGAAGTCCGCCGCGATCCGCACATACGCGGCGGTACGCAGAGCCGGCCCTTCCGGAGCCAGCGTCATCGCCAGCCCGCTCACCGCGTCCCGCCAGGCCAGCGGACGCAGTGCGGTACGAGTCGCCGGCCCGGTCCGCCCTCGGGCGTCGGCCAGCCCGGAGGGCCGGGCCAGCAGATCGGGCAGCGCCGCCACCGCCACTCCGTACACGGCCGTGGCCACCCCGACCGCACGCAACAAACCGACCTTCATCCACCGTCCCCTTCTCTTTCTCTCGTCGCTTCTCGGCGACTGCTCCCGTCGACCGGCCGCACGAGCCCCTGTCACCCCCGCTGCCTTCTCCCCTTCCCTTCCTTTCCCTTTCTTTCCGCGAAGGCCCCCTTCCCAAACGACATCAGTGATGTCATCATGACATCATGAGTGTCAGTGAGAAGCCTGCGGGAGACGCGAAAGACGCCGACGGCGGAGAGCCGTCGCCCACCGAAGACCTGCTGTACGGCGTCCTCCGCCGCCTGTGGCCGCTGCATCGCACGGTCGCCCGCGCGGTGGAACACGAGCTGGCGGGCACGGGCATGACCGCCGGCGAGCACGCGCTGCTGGACGCGCTGCGCGCCGAAGGCCCGTGCACCGTGCCGCAGTTGGCGCGCGGGATGGGGCTCGACCGGCAGCCGGTGCAGCGCTGGGTGAACCACGCCATGGAGCTGGGCCTGGTCGTGACCGCCCCGAACCCCGCACACCGCCGCTCGTCCCTGATCCGGCTCACCGACGACGGCACGGAGGCGATACGCGGCGTCCGGGAATCCGAGGCGGCCGAACTGCGGCAGCGACTGACCGACCTGTCCGCCGAGGACGTCCGTACGACGCTGCACGTCCTGGACCGACTCGGAGAGGAGTTCCGGCAGCTGGCGGACGGCTCACGCGTGACACCGGAGAAAACCGGCAGTTGCGGCAGCAGCGGCAAGAGCGACGACAATGGCATCACGCCCACCTCATCGCATCCGGTACACAAAGGACGGCCCGCAAGATGACCCGAGGAATCACCGACTGGTCCGAGATCGACAACGGGCTCGTGCCGGTCGACGACGGTGAGCTGTTCTACGAAACGGCCGGCTCGGGCCCCGCGGTGGTGCTGCTCCACGGCGGCATGCTCGACCAGCACATGTGGGACGAGCAGTTCGCCTGGCTGGTGAACTCCGGCCTGCGCGCGATCCGTTATGACTTCCGCGGCCACGGCCTGTCCTCCACCGTCACCGGGGACTACGCGAACCACGACGACCTCTGCGCCCTGCTCGACGCCCTCGATGTTCCCGACGCCGTCCTCGTCGGCCTCTCCCATGGCGCGCGGGTCGCGCTCGACACGGCCATAGCCCGCCCTGAGCGGGTGACGGCCCTCGCGCTCGCCTCCCCCGGCATCAGCGGCCGCGCCTTCACCGACCCCTTCCTCCTGGAACACATCAAGGCGCAGGTGGCGGCGATCGGCGCACCGGACGGCGCGGAACGCTATGTCGAGCACTTCCTGCGGATGTGGGTGGACGGACCGCACCGCGAGCCCTTTGCGGTGCACCCGGGATTCCGTGCGCGGATGCGCGCCTCGGCCGAGGCCAATGTGGAGGTCCATGCCGAGGGTACGGGTGCCGGTATGCCCCTGGAAGCCGGTGCCGCCGACCGCCTGGGCGAGATACGGGTGCCCACCGTCGTGTTCGACGGCGACCTCGACAGCAGGGACATCTCCGCCAATGCCCATGCGATCACGCTGACCGTTCCCGGCGCCCGACGAGTCCGGATACCGGGCGCGGCGCATATGGTCAATCTGGAGAACACCGCACTCTTCGACCACGAACTCCACGCCTTCCTCTCCTCCCTGGACTACTGAGGGCTATTGAGGGCCGCTGTGAACCACTGGGGACCAACTGGGGACCACTGGGGACCACTGCGGCCTGCTGAGGACTGCTGAAGGACTGCCGCGGTCTACTGCGCCGCCGCGGACCACGGCCCCCGCCCCCGGGGCCGCCGGCACAAAAGGCGACCGGGGCCGCAGCGACCACCCCTTGGCAGCTAGAGTGACCGGGCCGTGGTGTTCGGGAAGCCGGTGACGGACCTTGGGGTCCCAGGCCGGAGCGGCCCTCGCCACTGTGATCGGGGAGTTTCCGCCCCTTCCGCAGGCGCACGGTGCGCCTGCGGCGCCACTGACCGCGACCCGCGGCCGGGAAGGCGGGGCGGGCGCGTGCACCCGTAAGCCAGGAGACCGGCCACGGCATCTCACGAAGTGATCCACGAGGTGCTGGAGCGTGACCGCCGGATGGCCCTGTCCACCGATACCCCGACCACCCCTGCCTCCGCGGCGTTCCGCTGGCGCCGGCAGGACACCGTCCGCACCGCGGGCCTGATGGCCGTCATAGCCGGCCTCCACGTCATCGCCTTCGGCGTGCTCTTCCTGCTCGTGGTGCCGTACCACTACGCCGTGGGCAGCCAGGTCTTCGGCGTGGGCCTCGGCGTCACCGCCTACACCCTCGGGATGCGGCACGCCTTCGACGCCGACCACATCGCCGCCATCGACAACACCACCCGCAAGCTGATGGCCGACGGCAAGCGGCCGGTCTCGGTCGGCTTCTGGTTCGCCCTGGGCCACTCCAGCGTGGTCGTCGTGATGGCGGCCCTGGTGGCGGGCGGCGCCCAGCTCGCCGGCGCTCTGCTCAACAACGAGTCCCGTACGCACCAGATCCTCGGCACGATCGGCACCACGATCTCGGGGAGCTTCCTCTACCTCATCGCCGCCCTCAACCTGATCGCGCTGGCCGGGATCTGGCGGGTCTTCCGCGGTATGCGCAACGGCCACTACGACGAGGCCGAGCTGGAGCAGCGCCTCGACTCGCGCGGCTTCATGAACCGCTTCCTGGGGCGGTTCACCCGCTCGATCTCCCGTCCCGGCCAGATGTTCCCGCTCGGCTTCCTCTTCGGGCTCGGCTTCGACACCGCGACCGAAGTGACGCTGATGGTGATGGCGGGCAGCGGCGCCGCGGCCGGCCTGCCCTGGTACGCCGTGCTGTGCCTGCCGCTGCTCTTCGCCGCCGGCATGAGCCTCTTCGACACCCTCGACGGCACCTTCATGAACTTCGCCTACCAGTGGGCGTTCTCCAACCCGGTGCGCAAGGTCTACTACAACCTCACCATCACCGGACTGTCGATCGCCGTCGCCTTCTTCATCGGCACGATCGAGCTGGTGACCGTGCTGCACGAGAAACTTGCCCTCAACGACCCGCTGACCGGCTGGATTTCCGGCCTCGACCTCGACAATGTCGGCTTCCTCATCGTCGGCCTGTTCGTGGTGGTGTGGGCCGCTGCACTGGCGTACTGGCGACTGGCCGGCGTCGAAAAGCGCTGGGCGGAGCGGGCAGAACGGGCAGAGCGGTCAGAGCGAACCCGGCCGACGGAGCAGGCGGACTCGGCCGAGCCTGCCACGCCAAACTCCTGAGGCGCGTGGGCTCCATGCCCCGCAGACGTCCCCGGCGCCCGTAGTGGCGCCGGGACACCGCCACCCCTTCAGGTGGCCGAACCGGCCGCCGCCACGTCAACTCTCAGCAGCGACCGTCACATTCCCCGTCCACCTGATCCGACAGCGCACCGCCTTGATCCGGCAACTCGCTGATACGGAGGTAGAGAGACGCAGCACACAGGCCCGCCCTCACGAGGGCCCCCTGTGGCTGCCACCAGCTCGATTAGGGTGGCCGCACAGGGGGAGGAAAAATCATGAATCTGTCGTTCGAGCCACCACCGCCGTACGACCTGGGGCCGGATCCGGACCTCGGCATGTGGCTGACGGAATGGGCCGAGTACGCGGACCGGATCGTTCACCTGGGGCCGGACGACGGCCGAAGCCACGGACAGCTGTGCTGGGACACCCTGGCACCCACCGCACTGCTCGCACCGCACTGCGGGCACTGCAAGCACGGA
This portion of the Streptomyces sp. 2114.4 genome encodes:
- a CDS encoding DedA family protein — translated: MLEKLGSLSGTPWVYVIVSLSIVLDVFVPILPSGVLVIAAATTAAGTSTAAEAVGGVDVTSSVHTGTHPAEMFSLMLCAATASVLGDLAAYRLAWRGGDRFDRAVSRSRRLTAAQKRLGAALTRGGGGIVVLARFAPAGRSVVSLGAGVAHRTVREFLPWSALASLAWAAYSVSLGYFGGRWLGTSWVGTALSVMALFAAGSAAAFLIRRPEHGAAD
- a CDS encoding GNAT family N-acetyltransferase — its product is MSGTHDSDGSPTPGATSPGATTPRAPAPGTWHPRPETARDIPAVRRINLAAFETAGEADLVDALRRDPAAWLPGLSYVTEAPDGTPVAHALLTRCHIDDVPAVALAPCAVLPGYQKCGAGGAVIRALLQAARDTGERTAIVLGHPPYYPRFGFAPAATRFGILPPQPWPDEAFMALSLDGSPPPRGTVRYAAAFGIA
- a CDS encoding class I SAM-dependent methyltransferase yields the protein MNQPPVVEWTEADTPRSARWRSENGTPPPRRVVIADDRTKADDAYRAACEGTALLWRGDFHNARQLLTALARRIDRRPRKAPPADVTQAFHVHRAAQNHRARILGMLLVPLDATLAVPLHRAPDVREACTRAYGPVEPATGETAGETEATATAAEGTAPTASLVSLRELLALIGANEWRRKGVEIPALGGDRIHPHYGVFSPARGEYVDLVAEAPLPGDELAFDIGTGTGVLASVLARRGVRRVVATDQDPRALACARENTERLGVAGQVEVVEADLFPAGRAPLIVCNPPWVPAKPTSPVEYAVYDPGNRMLYGFLSGLADHLTPDGEGWLILSDLAEHLGLRTHDELLDAFAKAGLTILGRHDITPRHPRARDTADPLHVARAAEVTSLWRLGTADRGTSGTP
- a CDS encoding MerR family transcriptional regulator codes for the protein MAWSIAEVARMSGVTSRTLRHYDEIGLLPPAGTASNGHRYYEEADLLRLQQILLMRELDLGLREIQAVLDSQVDRVAVLREHHRRLLKERDRLETLVRTVGRTLAELEEGKDNEMAKINRPENLFEGFETSDAEAEAEVRERWPEQWEQARQAKEAMTPEEQERWQREVTAQMIRIAEFMMAGTPVADAAVQAEMHAHYQGVCRFWTPNAVAYKGLAQTYVDDPQMRANYDSIAEGLAVYQQQAMVVYAEARLS
- a CDS encoding nucleoside/nucleotide kinase family protein, which translates into the protein MDPRLLLSRARRLAASATPGRRRLLGIAGPPGAGKSTLAAHLVAELAGQAALVPMDGFHLAEAELRRLGRTDRKGAPDTFDPAGYAALLARLRSPEPDTAVYAPAFDRRIEEPVAGSIPVAPHIPLIVTEGNYLLLDSAPWPRVRALLDEVWYVELETPERIRRLVGRHERFGRPRADAERFVHTSDEANARVVAATRDRADLVITFAPEEAPPPPSA
- a CDS encoding MarR family winged helix-turn-helix transcriptional regulator; translation: MSVSEKPAGDAKDADGGEPSPTEDLLYGVLRRLWPLHRTVARAVEHELAGTGMTAGEHALLDALRAEGPCTVPQLARGMGLDRQPVQRWVNHAMELGLVVTAPNPAHRRSSLIRLTDDGTEAIRGVRESEAAELRQRLTDLSAEDVRTTLHVLDRLGEEFRQLADGSRVTPEKTGSCGSSGKSDDNGITPTSSHPVHKGRPAR
- a CDS encoding alpha/beta fold hydrolase codes for the protein MTRGITDWSEIDNGLVPVDDGELFYETAGSGPAVVLLHGGMLDQHMWDEQFAWLVNSGLRAIRYDFRGHGLSSTVTGDYANHDDLCALLDALDVPDAVLVGLSHGARVALDTAIARPERVTALALASPGISGRAFTDPFLLEHIKAQVAAIGAPDGAERYVEHFLRMWVDGPHREPFAVHPGFRARMRASAEANVEVHAEGTGAGMPLEAGAADRLGEIRVPTVVFDGDLDSRDISANAHAITLTVPGARRVRIPGAAHMVNLENTALFDHELHAFLSSLDY
- a CDS encoding HoxN/HupN/NixA family nickel/cobalt transporter, with the protein product MALSTDTPTTPASAAFRWRRQDTVRTAGLMAVIAGLHVIAFGVLFLLVVPYHYAVGSQVFGVGLGVTAYTLGMRHAFDADHIAAIDNTTRKLMADGKRPVSVGFWFALGHSSVVVVMAALVAGGAQLAGALLNNESRTHQILGTIGTTISGSFLYLIAALNLIALAGIWRVFRGMRNGHYDEAELEQRLDSRGFMNRFLGRFTRSISRPGQMFPLGFLFGLGFDTATEVTLMVMAGSGAAAGLPWYAVLCLPLLFAAGMSLFDTLDGTFMNFAYQWAFSNPVRKVYYNLTITGLSIAVAFFIGTIELVTVLHEKLALNDPLTGWISGLDLDNVGFLIVGLFVVVWAAALAYWRLAGVEKRWAERAERAERSERTRPTEQADSAEPATPNS